The window TGCCGATAACGGCGGCGGCGAGCGCGCTCACCGAAGATTCGCGGTTAGAGCGGGCGCCGAGTGCGCCGTTGACATATGGAGTGGCGCTGGACTCGGAAAAGGCCACATGCTCGCCAAAGAAGGGCACGTTGGAACATACTCCCGGCGCGCAGTGATATGTGAGCTTAGCGCCGATACGGCGGTAGGCGTCGCCGGTCCTGTCGGCGAGCTCAAGCTCTTCCTTTGTGACGTCAAAAAACTTCGTCAGATAATTAGTGTCCCAGTAGGGGTTGGTGGTGGGGGGGACGGCGCATGTGGCGCCGCCGTTTACCAGCAGTTCGCACCAGTAAGTGTCGCCCTCCTGTCCGCTAAGGGCGACGTGCGCGCGCTTAACGGGGATGAGCTTCTCCGCGTCGAAGGTGAGACCGAGAGCGTAGAGCATCTCCATCGCCTTCTGCTTTCCAGCTCCTTCTCCTCCGTCCAGTATCCGTTTCTCTTCATCGGTTAAATACATTACAAACCGCCTTTCTATGTGCTATTTTTTCATTAAGACAGGTAAAGATATCCCGCCAAGGGGCAGTATGCCGACGGTCGCCTGCGGCCGCTTAGCCAGCGCCGCGTCAAGAGCCTCCTGTATGCTGGCCGCCGGAATATATTCCATCTTCCGTATCTCTTCCTCGGAGAGGCCGTCGCTGATCATGTAGACCTCGGCCCTTTCAAGCACGCGGCGGCTGCCGAGGGCGACTACGGCGGAGATGACGTCGGTATCCAGGTCATAGGGAGAGGCTGCCTCTATCGCCTCCACAAGGACCTTAGTGGGCTGCGCGAGCCAGTGCGCGTAAAGAGGATGATTATGCACCAGTCCCTCATAACAGGGGGCGGCGAGGATCACGGCGCCGCCGGGCTTCACCGCGAAGTACGCGGAGGTGAGCCCCTTGATGCCCTGCCAGTAGTCCATATCGGCGGGCGACGAACTGGCGATCACGATATCGGCGAGCTCGTCGAGCTCCACGCTGTAGGATTTTCTAGCGAGCTCGACCCCGGCGCGGTGCGCCTTTAAATAATCGCCGCAGAAGAAGCCGGCGATCTCGCCGCTGAAGTTTTTGACCACGTTGATGATGAAGGCCAGCTTTGCGATGCCGCCTACGGCGTCGATGCCCATGCGGCAGGGGTTTCCGTCGATCATCCCGAGCGGGATGTCCGGGCAGAGCCCAGCGCCCCTGTGGGTCGCCTGTGTCGTCACGAAATCGCAGACGCCGGGCTGGACGATCTTCGCGCCGCCGGAGAAGCCGGCGTCGCTGTGCGGAATGATGTTGCCGACGCCGACTAGAAGGTCGGCCTCCAGAGCGCGGCGGTTGATGCGGACCGGAAGCTTGTATCCTCCGGCCTCGACCTCGCCGAGATCGGTCAGCTCTTCCGTATTTGAAGCCTCATGCTGGTATACGGCGAAGTTGTCGACTATATAGGAGCCAAGTTTCTCTCGCACCTCCTCGTCAGTCATCAGTCGGTGCGTCCCGGGGGCGGTCATGAAACTTACGGCGCTCTCGGGGATGCCGGCGGCCTTAAGATAGCCGGTGACGACCGGCAGTATCTCCGCCAGCGGGGTATCTCTCGTATTGTCCTCAACAAGGAACAGAATATTTTTTTTGCCCTTTGCGAGCGAAGCGAGTGACTGTGAGGCGATGGGAGCATCCAAAGAGCGTATGAGTTCCTCTTTGAAGTCTGAGACTGGCGGGATATTGGTCATCTCTCCCGAGAATAGGACCCTGTTTGTGTGAATCTCGAAATCCATAGAACGATTTCCATATGGAATGCTATATTTCATTGCCGATTCCTCCCAGCGATAATACTAAAATCGTGAATGTCTTAGGTACGCCGTCTGTATACAATGAAAATATATACTCTGCTCTAACATCTGTTTAATTGGATAAACACATTCCCTAAAATTACAAAAACTTCTACGTAAAGATGATAATATTGTGATAAATAAATGTCAACCATGAGATCAAAGGAAATTTTACGATAATTTTTTTGCGGAAAAGTATAGACAAAATTACAAAATGTTGTATAGTTTCTGTATACAAGCATCTTAAGAATTAGAATTTATAGCCTAGACATTTATCCATACGGATGGTTTTTATACGTGTACGCGGGGATTCTTGCCAAACTGGGAGGGACAGAAATGATGTCGAAGAATGAAAAGGCCAGCTGGGTGAAGGCCTACAACTGGATAAGGGAGGGGATCGACTCCTGCGCGCTGAAGATGGGCGAACCTCTTCCCGAGACATTTATCGCGAATGAGACCGGCGTAAGCCGCACTCCCGTCCGTGAGGCGCTGCGCGTTCTAGAACAGGACGGCTATATAAAGATAGTTCCCCTTAAGGGGGCCTTCGTCTCCGAGATATCCCTTGAGGACGTACGCGAGATATATGATATAAGAAAGCTGCTCGAACCCTTTGCCGCGCTCTCCGCGGCCAACCGCATACCAGACAGTGAAATAAAAGAGATGTCAGCCGAGTGGGAACGGCTTAGTAAGAGGGCGGAGAACGGCGAGGAGATAGACTTTTCAACCGTCGCCGACTGTGACCTCAAGCTGCACTTTACGATTGCGAAGTATGCGACGAACAGGCGCATCGGCGCGATACTGATGAGCTATCATGTGCAGATCAAGCGCTTTCAGCGCCTCTCCGCGCAGTCTCTCGCCGATATTCGCAATTCCATAGAACAGCACATCATCATCCTGAACTGTATCAAACGCAGAGATCCAAAGGCTCTTCACGCCTGCCTATACGACCACGTCGTCAACAGCGAGGGGTATATAATGAAGGACTATTTTCTGCGGTAACGAAATACATCCCGTAATCCGCAGTTTTCATTATTTATCCGCCGGTGCTGAGCCGCCGGTCTCAATATTGTGACAAAAGAGGGCAGGCTGCGGGTAACGCCGGCTCTCTTTTGTGTGAGTTATTCTTTACGCGGTTGTTAAAATTAAGATTTTATGAATGACCTCTCTTTAGTGTCATACTTTATTTGTATGCTGAATATGCTTAATTAGATATTTTTCATATGTTTTAAAAGATGTTATCCTTAGCCCGGCTAAAATACTTTCATGTCATATCAAAATAAACAGATGATATGGCAGTGGTGGTGTTTAAGACCGATTACGCTATTTTCTATCAATGAGGAGGTCATTTTATGTTTTTCAAGAATGCCGGTAAAGTATTGCTGGCGGCGGTGATTGCGTGTGGTTTCGCATTTATGGGTACACGGGCCGACTGTAGTGACTCCAAGGTTTATACCATCAGGATAGGTTCGATCAGTTCAGAGGCGATACCAGAGGTGCGGGCCGCTTATGAGTTTAAAAAAGAGATTGAAAAATCAAGCGGCGGAAGGATCAAGGTCGAGGTATTCCCTAACGGCGCGCTGGGAGGGGACCGTCAAATGGCGGAGGCCGTCTCGCTGGGAACGCTGGATATGGTGCTGACGACGACGTCGGCCCTGACCACCTATGAGCCTAAGTTTGGGATACTGGATATGCCGTTTGCCTTTTCCGACGCGCAGGCCGCTTTTAAGGCTGTCGACGGGGAGCTCGGCCAGTATCTGAATAAGGAGCTGGAACGGAGCGCGGGAATGGTCAATTTGGGATATATGCTGAACGGCGTGCGCCATATGGTGAACAGCAAACGTCCGATCAACGCTCCTTCGGATCTGGCTGGATTGAAGATGAGGGTCATGGAGAGCCCCGTTTACATCGGACTTTTTAAGGCACTTGGCGCGAACCCCACGCCGATGTCCTTCACGGAAGTCTATACCTCCCTGCAGCAGAAGACGATAGACGGTTTTGAGGTCAGCGCCAATTTTATGGTGGAGATGAAATTTTACGACGTCCAGAAGTATTACAGCCTTACGGGGCATACGGTATCGTTTCTCGTCGCCGCGATGAACAAAAACAAGTTTGATAAACTGCCGTCCGACCTTCAAAAGATGGTCGCGGCCTCGGCGAAGAAGTGGTTCGTGGATTATCAGAGGAAGGTATCTCTGAGCGAGGACGCCGGTTACATAAAACAGCTTAAGTCGCACGGAATGAGCGTCAACGGCATAACGCCGGAGAACCACGCGAAGTTTGTCAAAGCCGTGCAGCCGGTATATGCCGAATTTGAGAAAAAATTGGGTAAGGACGTCTTTGTGCTGCTGAAAAAGTATCAGTAGTTTTTACGGCAGAACCAGTGCGGATGGGCATATACATCTCTGTCCGCACTGGTCGGTCAAAGCGCAGATAGGAGTGGCGAAATTGAGTGCGGTGTTAAGGCTGTACAACAAGTTTGAAGAGTATCTTTTGGTTTTAAGTTTAGCGGTCTCAGTCGCGCTTGTCGCCCTTCAGATCGTTTTCAGATATTTCATTAACGCTTCCATCCCCTGGAGCGAAGAGCTGACGCGGTATATTTTTATCTGGCAGATATGGCTGGGAACGAGTTTTGCGCAGAGGGACGGCAAGCACCTGAAGGTCGAAGTTTTGTATTCCCTGATGAATCCAGCCGGTAAAAAGTTTTTAAGCGTGCTTTCTAACCTCATCTTTCTCTCGTTTTGTGTATTTCTTACGGTGAACGGCTTTTCTCTTGTCATGAATCTGGCTCACCGATATTCCCTCTCTCCCGCGATGGAGATCCCGCTGCTTTTTGTGTATCTGTCGCTGCCTGTGAGCAACTTCGTGCTTGCCGTCAGGATCATCGCCGGGCTCAAAGATATAGTCCTGGCACCGGCGTCCGCTTTCGCAGACAAGAAGGAGGAGATACGGTAATGGAATTCGCGGTCTTATTTGGCTCTTTTCTCGTGCTGATTCTGCTGACCGTTCCCGTCGGCTACGCTATCGGCATATCCACGCTGATCACGCTCTATTTTTTCTCCGACATATCGTTCGTCATGATCTCACAGAACGCCGTGGCGGGAGTCGATTCCTTTTCCCTCCTGGCGATTCCTTTCTTTATCCTCGCTGGAAGCCTGATGAGCGCCGGCGGTCTGGCTAAGCGGCTGCTCAATTTTGCCAATATCTGTGTCGGCGCGGTGACTGGCGGCCTTGCCATGGTGACCACGGTTACCTGTATGTTCTTTGCCGCGCTCTCCGGTTCCGCCGTCGCCACGACATCCGCCGTCGGCTCGTTTATGATCCCGGCGATGAAAGAGAAGGGCTACGACGAGGGATTTGCCGCCGCGCTCGCCGCTGCGGCCGGCACCATCGGCATCATCATCCCGCCGAGCATCCCGCTTGTCATCTACGGCGTGGTGGTTGGCGCCTCCATTGGTGAGCTGTTTATCGCGGGGATCATTCCGGGAATAATAATGGGCGTGGCGATCCTGATAGTATGTTACGTCATTTCAAAGAAGAAAGGGTACAGAGGAACCGCGGAGAAGCTGACGCTGAAAAGTTTTTCTCACTCCTTTGTGGACGCCATCTGGGCGTTTATGGCCCCGGGGATAATCTTGGGCGGTATCTACTGGGGGATATGCACTCCCACCGAGGCGGCGGTGATAGCGGTCTTGTACTCTCTGTTCACCGGCGTCGTCATCTACCGCGAACTGACGTTTGCGAAGATTTACGAAGCCTTCGTGGAGACGCTGACGGTCAATGGAGCGACGACCTTTATGGTGGGCCTTTCGATGGCTTTCGCGAGTTATCTCATAATGGCCGGACTGCCGCAGCAGATCGCGTCGTTTCTCATAAGCATCACCGACAGCAGGATAGTGCTCTTTATGATCGTGAATCTCTTTTTGCTGGCAGTGGGCAGCCTCATCGACCCGATACCGGCGATAATAATACTTGCCCCGATCCTGCTGCCGGTGATGACGAAATTCGGCATGTCGCCCGTCACCTTCGGCGTCGTGCTGGTGGCGAATCTGGCTATCGGCTATATAACGCCGCCATATGGCGTCAACCTGTTTGTGGCGATGGCGGTGGCGAAGATCCCGATGGAGCGGATGTTTAAATATATCGTCGCGCTGTTTTTAGCGATGCTTGCCGCTCTGATGCTGATCACATACTGCGACTCCGCGACGATGCACCTGGTGCGGTTCCTAAAATAATTTAACGTCGACGTCCATTATCTCCAGCAGCTTCTTGGCCATCGGCGAGATATACTGCTTGGGATTAAAGATGACTACCGGTTTTGTATCGGAGCTTACGCCCTCTATCCGTTTGATGTTCGTCCGTTTGTTGGGAAGGTGTTTTAACAGCTGCTGCGGCATAATGGTGGCCCCCAGCCCGCTGAATACCAGCATTATCGCCAAAGAGGAGTTTGAACACTGGCAGATGATATTTGGTTTGATGTTGAGGTTGGCGAAATCGTTGATAAAAAGTTCGTTGTAGCCGATGCTTTTGCCGTCGTGCAGCATGATCAGCGGAAGTTCGGCCATCTCCTCCAGCGAGATATAGTCTCGCTGAGGGCAGGAGTCCATCGCGGCGGGAACGGCGAGATAGAATTGTTCGGCCGCGAGGGGAACCACGGCCAGCGAACCGGCGTTGAAGGTAGGCGTGCGCAGGAAGAGCAGTTCGATCTCTCTCTTGTAGAGAAGGTCCAGCAGGTTGTTGGGGGTGTCTTCCCATATCTTATAGGTCACATGCGGATGTAACGAGGCAAATTTTTTCAGGTAGTCCGTCAGCTTGGGCGTACATGATATCAGCGAGCCTATCTTCAGGATACCGGAGAGATTTTCGGGAATGTCGTCGTTGATGTAATACTTCAGATTTTCTATTTGGAATATCAGATCCTGAGCCTTTTGCAGGAGGGCCTCTCCGGCCGAGGTCAGCTCCAGCCCCTTTTTAGTCCTGAGAAAGAGAGGTTTGCCGATCTCTTTTTCCAGTTCGATGATATGCCTGCTTAATGGCGGCTGTGCCATGAATAACTTTTGGGCGGCCTTTGTTATCTGCCCTTCGTTGGCGACGGTAACAAAATATTTCAGCTGTTTTATATCCATAATCGACTATCCCCGATGCTCGTTTACCCTGATTATATCTAAAAGATTACGATAATTCAAATATAGAGACAATAAGGAGCGTTTTACATGGAAAAGTTTATCATTGAACCGGAAGCTAAGGTGGAAGTTATCGACCATGCCGACGTGCTGGTCGCAGGCGGCGGCCCCGCCGGTATAGCCGCGGCGGTCGCCGCGGCGCGCGCGGGCGCGGGGAGGGTGGTCCTGCTTGAGCGTTATAACCACCTTGGCGGGATGGCTACGGGGGGGCAGGTCATTCTGATCCCCTCTCTGAGCTATATGAAAACGATGATGATAAAGGGCGTTATGCTCGAAGCGGTCAGCCGCCTTGAGGCTATCCCCAACGGTTACTTTGGCCCGCGGCGGGAGATAATGGGCAGTGACGACCCCCAGTGCGTCGAAAAGTGGCGTCCCTATTTTAATATGACGCGCGACGGCTATGTCTGCTACGGAGGATATACCGACCCTGAAATATTCAAAATCGTCCTTCAGCAAATGGCGGAAGAGGCCGGGGTCAAGGTCTATCTGCACACGCTTGCCTGTAAGGCGATATGCGTCGGCGATGAGGTGAAGGGCGTGAGCTTTGAAAGCAAACAGGGCAGGAACGCCATTCTCGCGGATACCGTCATAGACTGCACCGGAGACGGGGACATCGCGGCATCGGCGGGCGCGGTTTTTCAGGACGCCTTCAAGGACGGCCTGCGCAACGCCTCTCTCGGCGTGGTCTACAGGCTCGGTGTGGAAGATTTTACGAAGTTTATGGATTATTCGGTGGAAAACAGCGAAGAATGGGAGAGGCACAATAAAAAACTCAACGAAATTTCCGGTTTCCCGATCGTGCTTTTCCCGACCGGCAGGAGTGACGTGGCCTGGGTCGATAACTGGCTCCTCGGTTATGACTGCCTGAAGGTCGCCGACCTTACGGCGGTCGAGTTCAAAGTACGCGCCACGATCCTCGACGTTATCGGCTATATCAATGAAAATAAAATCCCCGGACTGTTCCCGGCCACCCTTCACGATACGGCCTACCAGACCGGCACGCGCGGGAGCAGACGGATTCTCGGCAAAAAGGTGCTGACGGTGAACGACGTCTATAACGGAACCGACTTTGAGGACGTTGTCGCCGTACTGCCCTCGATAGAGGTGATAACCTCCAAAGGCGGACTCGACGAGGACTACCCCGAAAAACCGACGCAGATCCCTCTTGGAGCCCTGCAGGTCGCGGATAAGAGAAATCTTCTCGTAGCCGGAAGGTGTTTTTCCTCGGACGCGCAGGCAAACAACCTGATCAATCTCATACCGCACTGTTTCGCGATGGGACAGGCGGCGGGAGTGGCGGCGGCGGTGTCGCGGCGGACAGGCGCAGATTGCTGCGATGTCGGGTACGAAGATGTCAGGCTGGAATTAATACGGCAGAATGTTTATCTTCCGTAGGTATGGATGATTCTGGCCGCCGTGTTTTGGAAAAATAAGTTGCCTGAAATGGCGGATTGGTAATAATATTGTCTATGTAAGATGGACGGTTTATTTTCTTAGATACGGGAGGCAATAAAAAAGATGACTACGAAGGTTAAATTTCCCAACAGCCGTATGGCTTCCATCAGCATGTCCGGCGGTATCCGCGAAATACTGACGCGCGCGGAGGAGATGGAGCGCGAGGGCAGAAGCATCATCCATATGGAGATCGGCCGCCCGGACTTCGATTCGCCGAAGTGCGCGAAGGAGCGGGTGATAGAGGCCCTCAACGAGGGCAACGTACACTATACGGACATGGCGGGGGCCTATGACCTCCGCTGCGCGGTGGCCGACAAGTATCACCGCGAGAACGGCATGGCCTACGTCGACGCCGATAAAAACGTCCTTATCACGAACGGCGCGATGGAGGCGCTCACCTCGACCTTCCTCACGCTCTTTGAGCCCGGCGACGAGGTGATCGTGCCCGCGCCCTATTTCTCGGCCTACGCGGATGAGCTCGCCATTGCCAGCGCCGTGCTCGTACCCGTGCCGACGAAGATGGAAAACGGCTTCCGGCTTCAGGTGGAGGAGCTGAAAAAGGCTCTTTCGCCCAAGACCAAGGCCATCCTGATAAACTCGCCCAACAACCCCAGCGGCGCGGTGCTTACACGGAAGGATCTTGAGGCGATCGCCGCCTTTGCCATTGAGAACGACCTCTGGGTGATCTCCGATGAATGCTATGAGAAATTCCTCTATGACGGCGAGCATGTGAGCATCGCGAGCCTGCCCGGCATGGAGGAGCGCACTGTGACGGTTGCCGCCGCCTCCAAGACCTGGTCGATGACCGGCTGGCGCATCGGCTGGGTGGTCGCCCCCGCGGCGATGCGCCCCTATGTCAATAAGTGCCACCAGAACCTCACGACCTGCGCCAACTCATTCGCGCAGGCTGGGGTTGTCGAGGCCTTCGCCCACGCCGACAACGATGTGAGGGCGATGGTCGCGGAGTATAAACGCCGCCGCGATATGGTCGTCAAGTGGCTGAACGATATCAAGGGCTTCGAGGCGATCACGCCCGCGGGCGCCTTCTACGCCTTCCCGCGCATCTCGCGGCTCGGTATGGACGGCTTCAAATTCTGCGCCTGGCTGCTCGAAGAGGCCGGAGTCTCGACCGTCCCCGGCGAGGTTTTCGGAATGCCGGGACATATCCGCCTCGCCTACTGCCGCTCCTATGACTACATAGAAGAGGGCATGAAGAGGATCAAAGAGGCCGTCGAAAAATAAACCTCTGCGTGAATCGGCGTTTATCTCTTTTTCCACCCGAAGGAAATCGGCGTTTATAAGCAGAGAACCAAAACGCCGATTTTTACGTTTTGTGTGAATCGCTTATTTTGTTCATCAGAAGTGCGAGTTGCTAAATGAAATGGGGCTCCGATACCGGAGCCCCATTTTATGACGCAAATCGTGCTTATAAACGCCGGTTTACAGTATGTCGAAGAGGAGTTTGAGCACCAGCATCACCAGCACCGTCAGCATCATCGGACGTATGAATCGCGCGCCCTTCGTCAGCGCGCAGTGCGCGCCGATATAGTTGCCCGCGATGCCGCAGAGCGCCGCGGGCAGCGCCACGCCGTATATTATCGTCCCCGCGAAGGCGAAGGTCATCAGCGAGGCGTAGTTGGAGGCGAGGTTCAGTATCTTCGCGTTCCCCGAGGCGGTTCTAAGGTCAAAGCCCATGAGGACGGAGAAGGCCATGATCGCGAAGGTCCCCGTCCCGGGGCCGAAGAGGCCGTCGTACCCGCCGATCAGCAGCCCGATCATAAAGGCGAGCAGCGCGGCGCGGCCGCGCTCCATTCCGGCGGAGCGGTCCGTTTCGCCGAGGTCCCTTTTGAGAAAAATTATCACCGCCGCGCAGGGCAGGATGATAATGAGCATCGTCTTGATCATCTGGTCGCTGAGCAGCAGCGCTGTCTTCGCGCCGACGGTGGAGCCGATGAACGAGCCGAACGCCGCGACCGCCGCCGCGCGCAGGTTGACCGCGCCGTTCCGCCAAAACTTAAAGACCGCGAGGGTGGTGCCGCAGGAGCTGGAGAATTTATTGCATCCCAGCGCGAAATGCGCCGGCATGCCGGTGAAGATATAGGCGGGCAGGGAGATTATCCCGCCGCCGCCCGCCGAGGCGTCGACAAATCCCGCGAGAAACACCAGAAAGCACACTAATATCAGCGACGTTGTTGAAATTTCAAAGCCTGCGGCCATATAAAGTCTCCTTAAAACAGAGTCAAACGCAGATTATTATATTATAATATACTCTTATAAATATATATGGCCTTTGAATAATTATTTGATGGAAGGGAGGCGCTTCATCATGGGATACGGCATTGTAACGGAGGAAATACTCACGGCGCTGGCTGATATAGTCGGTCCCACACATATATGGACGACGTACGAGAAGCGCGAGGCCTGTTCGCGCGACGAGACCACGACGCTGCGCGCCGACGAACGCTACCTGCCGGAGGCCGTCGTCGCCCCTGCCTCGGCCCGTGAAGTATCCGAGATATTGAGGCTCGCCAACAGCCATTTGATACCGGTCACGCCGCGCGGCGGCGGCACGGGGCTCTCCGGCGGGGCGCTCCCGGTATTGGGAGGCATCGTCATATCCGACGAAAGGCTCAACCGCATCATCGAGATAGACGCGGAAAACCTCGTCGTCGTCACGGAGCCCGGCGTCATTACGAGCGAGATAAACGCCGCCGCCGCCGAAAAGGGGCTCGCCTACACGGGATATCCGATGAGCGTCCTCTCCTGTCACATCGGTGGCAACATCGCGGAGAACGCCGGCGGCGGCAACGCCGTCAAATACGGCGTCACGATGCGCTACGTGCTG is drawn from Cloacibacillus porcorum and contains these coding sequences:
- the larA gene encoding nickel-dependent lactate racemase; the protein is MKYSIPYGNRSMDFEIHTNRVLFSGEMTNIPPVSDFKEELIRSLDAPIASQSLASLAKGKKNILFLVEDNTRDTPLAEILPVVTGYLKAAGIPESAVSFMTAPGTHRLMTDEEVREKLGSYIVDNFAVYQHEASNTEELTDLGEVEAGGYKLPVRINRRALEADLLVGVGNIIPHSDAGFSGGAKIVQPGVCDFVTTQATHRGAGLCPDIPLGMIDGNPCRMGIDAVGGIAKLAFIINVVKNFSGEIAGFFCGDYLKAHRAGVELARKSYSVELDELADIVIASSSPADMDYWQGIKGLTSAYFAVKPGGAVILAAPCYEGLVHNHPLYAHWLAQPTKVLVEAIEAASPYDLDTDVISAVVALGSRRVLERAEVYMISDGLSEEEIRKMEYIPAASIQEALDAALAKRPQATVGILPLGGISLPVLMKK
- a CDS encoding FAD-dependent oxidoreductase, which produces MEKFIIEPEAKVEVIDHADVLVAGGGPAGIAAAVAAARAGAGRVVLLERYNHLGGMATGGQVILIPSLSYMKTMMIKGVMLEAVSRLEAIPNGYFGPRREIMGSDDPQCVEKWRPYFNMTRDGYVCYGGYTDPEIFKIVLQQMAEEAGVKVYLHTLACKAICVGDEVKGVSFESKQGRNAILADTVIDCTGDGDIAASAGAVFQDAFKDGLRNASLGVVYRLGVEDFTKFMDYSVENSEEWERHNKKLNEISGFPIVLFPTGRSDVAWVDNWLLGYDCLKVADLTAVEFKVRATILDVIGYINENKIPGLFPATLHDTAYQTGTRGSRRILGKKVLTVNDVYNGTDFEDVVAVLPSIEVITSKGGLDEDYPEKPTQIPLGALQVADKRNLLVAGRCFSSDAQANNLINLIPHCFAMGQAAGVAAAVSRRTGADCCDVGYEDVRLELIRQNVYLP
- a CDS encoding TRAP transporter substrate-binding protein, which produces MFFKNAGKVLLAAVIACGFAFMGTRADCSDSKVYTIRIGSISSEAIPEVRAAYEFKKEIEKSSGGRIKVEVFPNGALGGDRQMAEAVSLGTLDMVLTTTSALTTYEPKFGILDMPFAFSDAQAAFKAVDGELGQYLNKELERSAGMVNLGYMLNGVRHMVNSKRPINAPSDLAGLKMRVMESPVYIGLFKALGANPTPMSFTEVYTSLQQKTIDGFEVSANFMVEMKFYDVQKYYSLTGHTVSFLVAAMNKNKFDKLPSDLQKMVAASAKKWFVDYQRKVSLSEDAGYIKQLKSHGMSVNGITPENHAKFVKAVQPVYAEFEKKLGKDVFVLLKKYQ
- a CDS encoding sulfite exporter TauE/SafE family protein — encoded protein: MAAGFEISTTSLILVCFLVFLAGFVDASAGGGGIISLPAYIFTGMPAHFALGCNKFSSSCGTTLAVFKFWRNGAVNLRAAAVAAFGSFIGSTVGAKTALLLSDQMIKTMLIIILPCAAVIIFLKRDLGETDRSAGMERGRAALLAFMIGLLIGGYDGLFGPGTGTFAIMAFSVLMGFDLRTASGNAKILNLASNYASLMTFAFAGTIIYGVALPAALCGIAGNYIGAHCALTKGARFIRPMMLTVLVMLVLKLLFDIL
- a CDS encoding pyridoxal phosphate-dependent aminotransferase; this encodes MTTKVKFPNSRMASISMSGGIREILTRAEEMEREGRSIIHMEIGRPDFDSPKCAKERVIEALNEGNVHYTDMAGAYDLRCAVADKYHRENGMAYVDADKNVLITNGAMEALTSTFLTLFEPGDEVIVPAPYFSAYADELAIASAVLVPVPTKMENGFRLQVEELKKALSPKTKAILINSPNNPSGAVLTRKDLEAIAAFAIENDLWVISDECYEKFLYDGEHVSIASLPGMEERTVTVAAASKTWSMTGWRIGWVVAPAAMRPYVNKCHQNLTTCANSFAQAGVVEAFAHADNDVRAMVAEYKRRRDMVVKWLNDIKGFEAITPAGAFYAFPRISRLGMDGFKFCAWLLEEAGVSTVPGEVFGMPGHIRLAYCRSYDYIEEGMKRIKEAVEK
- a CDS encoding GntR family transcriptional regulator; the encoded protein is MMSKNEKASWVKAYNWIREGIDSCALKMGEPLPETFIANETGVSRTPVREALRVLEQDGYIKIVPLKGAFVSEISLEDVREIYDIRKLLEPFAALSAANRIPDSEIKEMSAEWERLSKRAENGEEIDFSTVADCDLKLHFTIAKYATNRRIGAILMSYHVQIKRFQRLSAQSLADIRNSIEQHIIILNCIKRRDPKALHACLYDHVVNSEGYIMKDYFLR
- a CDS encoding LysR family transcriptional regulator, with translation MDIKQLKYFVTVANEGQITKAAQKLFMAQPPLSRHIIELEKEIGKPLFLRTKKGLELTSAGEALLQKAQDLIFQIENLKYYINDDIPENLSGILKIGSLISCTPKLTDYLKKFASLHPHVTYKIWEDTPNNLLDLLYKREIELLFLRTPTFNAGSLAVVPLAAEQFYLAVPAAMDSCPQRDYISLEEMAELPLIMLHDGKSIGYNELFINDFANLNIKPNIICQCSNSSLAIMLVFSGLGATIMPQQLLKHLPNKRTNIKRIEGVSSDTKPVVIFNPKQYISPMAKKLLEIMDVDVKLF
- a CDS encoding TRAP transporter small permease; amino-acid sequence: MLRLYNKFEEYLLVLSLAVSVALVALQIVFRYFINASIPWSEELTRYIFIWQIWLGTSFAQRDGKHLKVEVLYSLMNPAGKKFLSVLSNLIFLSFCVFLTVNGFSLVMNLAHRYSLSPAMEIPLLFVYLSLPVSNFVLAVRIIAGLKDIVLAPASAFADKKEEIR
- a CDS encoding TRAP transporter large permease, which translates into the protein MEFAVLFGSFLVLILLTVPVGYAIGISTLITLYFFSDISFVMISQNAVAGVDSFSLLAIPFFILAGSLMSAGGLAKRLLNFANICVGAVTGGLAMVTTVTCMFFAALSGSAVATTSAVGSFMIPAMKEKGYDEGFAAALAAAAGTIGIIIPPSIPLVIYGVVVGASIGELFIAGIIPGIIMGVAILIVCYVISKKKGYRGTAEKLTLKSFSHSFVDAIWAFMAPGIILGGIYWGICTPTEAAVIAVLYSLFTGVVIYRELTFAKIYEAFVETLTVNGATTFMVGLSMAFASYLIMAGLPQQIASFLISITDSRIVLFMIVNLFLLAVGSLIDPIPAIIILAPILLPVMTKFGMSPVTFGVVLVANLAIGYITPPYGVNLFVAMAVAKIPMERMFKYIVALFLAMLAALMLITYCDSATMHLVRFLK